The Corynebacterium jeddahense genome has a window encoding:
- a CDS encoding AAA family ATPase, with the protein MAGPLFIQRVHVDPAEAPEWAVKTPAIEHVAEFGLEFQQPITILTGGNGVGKSTLLEGIARAWGFGVEGGTWGVDKPRAQDAMFGALTLTTGPKAKAGYFLRAEAIARVNYFGGRSHGESVMELTSRLIPNALYLLDEPESGLSAVAQMALLAQLHALAEHDAQVIMVTHSPILTAVPGAQLLEVDEHGIHKREVEETMAFRAMRDFLEDPHGIAEFMAQWASDQRAP; encoded by the coding sequence ATGGCCGGTCCCCTATTCATCCAGCGCGTGCACGTCGATCCCGCAGAGGCGCCCGAGTGGGCTGTGAAGACACCAGCGATCGAACACGTCGCAGAGTTCGGCCTGGAGTTCCAGCAACCGATCACCATTTTGACCGGCGGAAACGGCGTCGGGAAGTCGACACTGTTGGAGGGGATTGCCCGGGCGTGGGGGTTTGGTGTGGAGGGGGGAACCTGGGGCGTCGATAAGCCAAGAGCCCAGGACGCGATGTTCGGGGCGCTGACGCTGACCACCGGTCCGAAGGCGAAGGCCGGGTACTTCTTGCGCGCGGAGGCGATCGCGCGGGTCAACTATTTCGGCGGGCGTTCCCACGGGGAAAGTGTCATGGAGCTGACTTCGCGCCTTATCCCGAACGCGCTGTACCTCTTGGACGAGCCTGAGTCCGGGTTATCGGCCGTGGCACAGATGGCGCTGTTGGCGCAGCTGCACGCGCTGGCCGAACACGATGCGCAGGTGATCATGGTGACGCACTCGCCGATTCTCACCGCGGTGCCCGGCGCGCAGTTGCTCGAGGTGGACGAGCACGGCATCCACAAGCGCGAGGTAGAGGAGACGATGGCGTTTCGTGCGATGCGCGACTTCCTCGAGGACCCGCACGGGATCGCGGAGTTCATGGCGCAGTGGGCTAGTGACCAGCGAGCGCCCTGA
- a CDS encoding RecQ family ATP-dependent DNA helicase encodes MTATCEHANELLKGIAGPNAQLRDDQWSAIDALVNQRKRMLVVQRTGWGKSAVYFIAAKLLREQGAGPSIIVSPLLALMRNQVEAAARAGIRAATINSANVTEWGQIDIGALDVLLISPERLNAPDFREEVLPSLSKSVGMLVVDEAHCISDWGHDFRPDYRRIAVLIGDLPASTPVLATTATANDRVVADVVAQLGADTGVLRGGLDRESLSLNVVQLPDPTQRAAWIAQYLAQVEGSGIIYCLTVAAAHDLAEALETAGWNVAAYTGRTEAEERERLERALIGNELKALVATSALGMGFDKPDLAFVVHLGAPSSPVSYYQQIGRAGRATDHAEVVLLPGPEDQRVWEYFASVSMPEEPVVRQLLAALGDEPFSTAKLENAVDLSRSRIDQALKVLDVDGAVRRVKGGWVSTGEGWSYDHQRYDGLSAAREREQDLMLAYEATDGCRMAFLRRELDDPTLGDGQRCGRCDNCTGNHLPVEVDAALAERVDARLKAPGVPLPQRKLWPTGSARRGKIKGVQPGKALGRLNDVARGPALAALLRDNAYRPAEHWREDQWLTRFVAVLADWDWDARPSTVVALGSADPARTAMVAATAEALARVGQMRFGGVVQAGNAEVEARNSAFRVNALDRYFDFSGVDAVDGPVLLLTGEVDTGWSVTVAAADIAERFGVEVLPLAFASRA; translated from the coding sequence ATGACAGCCACATGCGAACACGCAAACGAACTCCTGAAAGGCATCGCGGGCCCGAACGCCCAGCTCCGCGACGACCAATGGTCCGCCATCGATGCGCTCGTCAACCAGCGAAAACGCATGCTGGTGGTGCAGCGCACCGGCTGGGGTAAGTCGGCGGTGTACTTCATCGCCGCGAAGCTGCTGCGGGAGCAGGGCGCGGGCCCGTCGATTATCGTCTCGCCGCTGCTCGCGCTCATGCGCAACCAGGTCGAGGCGGCCGCCCGCGCCGGCATTCGCGCCGCGACGATCAATTCCGCGAACGTCACGGAGTGGGGCCAGATCGACATCGGCGCCCTCGACGTGCTGCTCATCAGCCCGGAACGCCTCAACGCGCCGGACTTCCGGGAGGAGGTCTTGCCGTCGCTCAGCAAGAGTGTCGGCATGCTCGTCGTCGACGAGGCCCACTGCATCTCCGACTGGGGGCACGACTTCCGCCCAGATTACCGGCGCATTGCCGTGCTTATCGGCGACCTCCCGGCCAGCACGCCCGTCCTCGCCACCACCGCGACGGCGAACGACCGCGTCGTCGCCGACGTGGTGGCGCAGCTCGGCGCGGACACGGGCGTCCTGCGCGGCGGGCTCGACAGGGAGTCGCTCTCCCTCAACGTCGTGCAGCTGCCCGACCCGACCCAGCGCGCCGCGTGGATCGCGCAGTACCTCGCGCAGGTGGAGGGCTCCGGCATCATCTACTGCCTCACCGTCGCCGCCGCGCACGACCTCGCGGAGGCGCTCGAGACTGCCGGGTGGAACGTTGCTGCCTACACGGGTCGCACGGAGGCGGAGGAGCGCGAGCGGCTCGAGCGGGCGCTCATCGGCAACGAGCTCAAGGCGCTAGTGGCCACGTCGGCGCTGGGTATGGGCTTCGACAAACCCGACCTTGCCTTCGTCGTCCACCTCGGCGCGCCGAGCTCCCCGGTGAGCTACTACCAGCAGATCGGCCGCGCAGGCCGCGCCACCGACCACGCCGAGGTCGTGCTCCTGCCCGGCCCGGAGGACCAGCGCGTGTGGGAGTACTTCGCGTCGGTGTCCATGCCGGAGGAGCCGGTGGTGCGGCAGCTGCTCGCCGCGCTCGGGGACGAGCCGTTTTCCACCGCCAAGCTGGAGAACGCCGTCGACCTCTCGCGCTCGCGCATCGACCAGGCGCTCAAGGTCCTCGACGTCGACGGCGCGGTGCGGCGCGTGAAGGGCGGCTGGGTCTCCACAGGCGAGGGGTGGTCCTACGATCACCAGCGTTACGACGGCCTCTCGGCCGCCCGCGAGCGCGAGCAGGACCTCATGCTGGCCTACGAGGCGACTGACGGCTGCCGGATGGCGTTCCTGCGCCGCGAGCTGGACGATCCGACGCTCGGGGACGGCCAGCGCTGTGGACGTTGCGACAACTGCACCGGCAACCACCTGCCCGTCGAGGTCGACGCCGCGCTGGCCGAGCGCGTCGACGCGCGCCTCAAAGCCCCCGGCGTGCCGCTGCCGCAGCGCAAGCTCTGGCCGACCGGGTCGGCGCGCCGCGGCAAGATCAAGGGTGTGCAGCCCGGCAAGGCCCTGGGCAGGCTCAACGACGTCGCTCGCGGCCCGGCGCTCGCGGCGCTGCTGCGCGACAACGCGTACCGGCCCGCCGAACACTGGCGCGAGGACCAGTGGCTCACCCGGTTCGTTGCGGTGCTGGCGGACTGGGACTGGGACGCGCGCCCGTCCACGGTGGTGGCGCTCGGGTCGGCGGACCCGGCCCGCACGGCGATGGTTGCCGCCACCGCGGAAGCGCTCGCCCGCGTGGGGCAGATGCGCTTCGGCGGGGTGGTCCAGGCCGGCAACGCCGAGGTGGAGGCCCGCAACTCCGCGTTCCGCGTCAACGCGCTCGACCGGTACTTCGACTTCTCCGGCGTAGACGCGGTCGACGGCCCGGTGCTGCTGCTCACGGGCGAGGTGGATACCGGCTGGTCGGTGACCGTCGCCGCCGCGGACATTGCCGAGCGCTTCGGCGTGGAGGTCCTACCGCTCGCGTTCGCCTCGCGCGCGTGA
- a CDS encoding single-stranded DNA-binding protein, whose protein sequence is MAQGDTPITVVGNLVADPELRFIPSGAAVANFRIASTPRSFNRETNQWEDGEALFLTCNCWRQMAENVAETLTKGMRVIVNGKLRQRSYQTKEGENRIVFEVEVDEVGPSLKYATASVNRNPREGGQGGYGGGNYGGNQGGGNFGGGQNQGGYQGNQGGYQGNQGGYGSQPNQGGQNQSQPDHDPWGSAPEAGGFDGGAGDEPPF, encoded by the coding sequence ATGGCTCAAGGCGATACCCCGATCACCGTCGTCGGCAACCTCGTTGCGGACCCGGAGCTGCGCTTCATCCCCAGCGGCGCCGCGGTGGCGAACTTCCGCATCGCGTCCACCCCGCGTTCGTTCAACCGTGAGACGAACCAGTGGGAGGACGGGGAAGCCCTGTTCCTCACGTGCAACTGCTGGCGCCAGATGGCCGAGAACGTCGCGGAGACCCTGACGAAGGGTATGCGCGTCATTGTCAACGGCAAGCTGCGCCAGCGCTCCTACCAGACCAAAGAGGGCGAAAACCGCATCGTGTTCGAGGTCGAGGTCGACGAGGTCGGCCCGTCCCTGAAGTACGCCACCGCCTCCGTCAACCGCAACCCGCGTGAGGGCGGGCAGGGCGGCTACGGCGGCGGCAATTACGGCGGCAACCAGGGCGGCGGCAACTTCGGCGGCGGCCAGAACCAGGGCGGCTACCAGGGCAACCAGGGCGGCTACCAGGGCAACCAGGGTGGCTACGGCAGCCAGCCCAACCAGGGCGGCCAGAACCAGTCCCAGCCCGATCACGATCCATGGGGTTCCGCACCCGAGGCCGGCGGTTTCGACGGCGGAGCGGGCGACGAGCCACCGTTCTAA
- the rplI gene encoding 50S ribosomal protein L9, translating to MKLILTAAVDKLGEPGEVVEVKDGYGRNFLLPRGLAIPATRGAEKQIEDITRAQADRQVRDLDHAKELRDQLDQLKGVKVAVRTANNGKLFGSVKPGDIADAVKAAGGPNLDKRRINVPKGLVTKTGGYQVKVNLHDDVEGKVNFEVVSA from the coding sequence ATGAAGCTGATCCTCACCGCTGCCGTCGATAAGCTTGGCGAACCTGGCGAGGTCGTCGAGGTCAAGGACGGTTACGGACGCAACTTCCTGCTCCCGCGTGGCCTGGCTATCCCCGCCACCCGCGGCGCAGAGAAGCAGATTGAAGACATCACGCGCGCTCAGGCTGACCGCCAGGTCCGCGACCTGGATCACGCCAAGGAGCTGCGCGACCAGCTCGACCAGCTCAAGGGCGTCAAGGTTGCCGTTCGCACCGCGAACAACGGCAAGCTGTTCGGCTCCGTGAAGCCGGGCGACATCGCCGACGCTGTGAAGGCGGCCGGCGGCCCGAACCTGGACAAGCGCCGCATCAACGTGCCCAAGGGGCTCGTGACCAAGACCGGCGGCTACCAGGTCAAGGTCAACCTCCACGACGACGTGGAGGGCAAGGTGAACTTCGAGGTCGTTAGCGCGTAA
- the dnaB gene encoding replicative DNA helicase, with the protein MGADNSFDDGYVPPPEPAADYGDFSDADFDDFSGNGGGSTRRGRSGGGSSSRSSRYSNFNRGSSELQEYRTPPHDERAERSVLGAMLLNSEVILDVVEGLRPEDFYFPAHQLIYQAILDLFAQGSSVDVLIVAGRLDRLNALERVGGAPYLHTLISEVPTSANARYYAEIVEEKSILRQLVNAGTEVVQLGYEGEEGMEIEALVDHAQQKIFAISRNQVGEDFRPLSDLLKPTIDELTMIASSGALEQGVPTGFIDLDKLTNGLHAGQMIIIAARPGVGKSTLALDFMRSCSIHNGKTSVIFSLEMSASEIIMRMLSAETEIKLSSMRSGQMEERDWEKLTQRLTEIQDAPLYIDDSPNLTMMEIRSKARRLKQQHGLDLIVVDYLQLMSSGKRVESRQQEVSEFSRQLKLLAKELEVPVIAISQLNRGPEARTDKKPQLADLRESGSLEQDADMVFLLYRPDSQDRDDERAGEADIIVAKHRGGPIDTIPVAHQLHYSRFVNMARG; encoded by the coding sequence ATGGGCGCAGACAACAGCTTCGACGACGGCTACGTCCCGCCGCCGGAACCGGCGGCCGACTACGGGGATTTCAGCGACGCCGACTTCGACGACTTCAGCGGCAACGGGGGCGGCTCGACGCGCCGGGGGCGTTCGGGGGGCGGCAGCTCGTCGAGAAGCAGCCGCTACTCCAACTTCAATCGTGGCAGCAGCGAGCTGCAGGAGTACCGCACCCCGCCGCACGACGAGCGCGCGGAGCGCTCGGTCCTCGGCGCGATGCTGCTCAACTCGGAAGTGATCCTCGACGTCGTGGAGGGCCTGCGCCCGGAGGACTTCTACTTCCCGGCGCACCAGCTCATCTACCAGGCGATCCTCGACCTGTTCGCGCAGGGCAGCTCGGTGGACGTACTCATTGTCGCCGGCCGCCTCGACCGCCTCAACGCGCTCGAGCGCGTCGGCGGGGCGCCGTACCTGCACACGCTCATCTCGGAGGTGCCCACCTCCGCGAACGCGCGCTACTACGCGGAGATCGTGGAAGAGAAGTCCATCCTGCGCCAGCTGGTCAACGCCGGCACGGAGGTGGTGCAGCTCGGCTACGAGGGCGAGGAGGGCATGGAGATCGAGGCGCTCGTGGACCACGCCCAGCAGAAGATCTTCGCCATCTCGCGCAATCAGGTAGGCGAGGATTTCAGACCGCTGTCGGATCTGCTCAAGCCCACCATCGACGAGCTGACGATGATCGCCTCCAGCGGCGCGCTCGAGCAGGGCGTGCCCACGGGGTTCATCGACCTAGACAAGCTCACGAACGGCCTGCACGCTGGGCAGATGATCATCATCGCGGCGCGTCCCGGTGTGGGAAAGTCCACGCTCGCGCTCGACTTCATGCGCTCGTGCTCGATCCACAATGGCAAGACGAGCGTGATCTTCTCGCTGGAGATGAGCGCCTCAGAGATCATCATGCGCATGCTCTCGGCGGAGACGGAGATCAAGCTCTCCTCGATGCGCTCCGGTCAGATGGAGGAGCGCGACTGGGAGAAGCTCACCCAGCGCCTCACCGAGATCCAGGACGCGCCGCTGTACATCGACGACTCGCCGAACCTCACCATGATGGAGATCCGCTCGAAGGCGCGCCGCCTCAAGCAGCAGCACGGCCTCGACCTTATCGTGGTGGACTACCTGCAGCTCATGAGCTCGGGCAAAAGGGTCGAGTCCCGCCAGCAGGAGGTCTCCGAGTTCTCCCGCCAGCTCAAGCTGCTGGCGAAGGAGCTCGAGGTCCCCGTCATCGCCATCTCCCAGCTCAACCGCGGCCCCGAGGCCCGCACGGACAAGAAGCCGCAGCTCGCGGACCTGCGCGAGTCAGGCTCCCTCGAGCAGGACGCGGACATGGTGTTCCTGCTCTACCGCCCGGATTCGCAGGACCGCGACGACGAGCGCGCCGGCGAGGCCGACATCATCGTGGCGAAGCACCGCGGCGGCCCCATCGACACCATCCCGGTGGCGCACCAGCTCCACTACTCCCGTTTTGTCAACATGGCGCGGGGGTAG
- a CDS encoding AAA family ATPase: MFLTKISVTAPVSGYAAGLGVVDKLARRPLELAQVTILTGDNGSGKSTLVEAIAIAAGANAAGGSRHARFRASNHSSFHESLTLTRSHNPRDVYFLRGETFLDLGEYHQSLARDTPFGPTDPLADIPHKSHGQGIMHLARTRFGPDTLIILDEPEDGLSVFSQLELLGYLGDLARRGAQVLMATHSPVLLAVPDARILEVPTLEPLLYDASGPVTATREFIRDPRGTAQYLTRP, from the coding sequence GTGTTCCTAACCAAAATCTCCGTCACCGCCCCGGTTTCCGGGTACGCGGCGGGCCTTGGGGTCGTCGATAAGCTGGCGCGAAGGCCGCTCGAACTGGCACAGGTCACGATCCTCACCGGCGACAACGGCTCGGGCAAGTCCACCCTCGTGGAGGCGATCGCCATCGCCGCGGGCGCCAACGCCGCCGGCGGGTCCCGCCACGCGCGTTTCCGCGCCTCCAATCACTCCTCCTTCCACGAGTCGCTCACGCTCACCCGCAGCCACAACCCCCGCGACGTCTACTTCCTGCGCGGCGAAACCTTCCTCGACCTCGGCGAATACCACCAATCCTTAGCCAGAGACACCCCGTTCGGCCCAACGGACCCGCTCGCCGACATTCCCCACAAAAGCCACGGTCAGGGCATCATGCACCTCGCGCGCACCCGCTTCGGCCCCGACACCCTCATCATCCTCGACGAGCCCGAGGACGGCCTCTCCGTCTTCTCCCAACTCGAACTCCTGGGCTACCTCGGCGACCTCGCCCGGCGCGGCGCGCAAGTGCTCATGGCCACCCACTCGCCGGTGCTGCTCGCCGTCCCCGACGCCCGCATCCTCGAGGTACCCACGCTCGAGCCATTGCTTTACGACGCCTCCGGCCCCGTCACCGCCACCCGAGAATTCATCCGCGACCCCCGCGGCACCGCCCAGTACCTCACCCGCCCCTGA
- a CDS encoding glycosyltransferase family 87 protein — protein sequence MSQTNTSTTWPDPADRVQPGRTEPLAQGWVNFLGGPMGRFAQIGRARFWTPLRSILAVAYVFLSFGALQKSHCAGGKADDNGIIQLNWDGNRQYTAACYNDIIPLYGARGLDKPGFVYDYSWVEDGVTRYMEYPVLAGMFQQFCAWISRGTYFLVDSFLPDSGWYFYVTAFVMSILWVCTVRMVAELAGNRVWDTLLVAGSPLLIVHAFTNWDIPSIFFAVAAMLAARNRKWWLAGALIGLGTAFKLWPLFLLGAYLTVAIRKRDFAPFGKMLVGAAVAWVVVNVPVYLRNPDAWGEFNRLNTDRGWEWTTIYAVISRAFGWTGFDSGEGAPVILNSVTLILFLLGCAFVLVLGLKAPQTPRIAELVALIVGFFLLFNKVWSPQYSLWLVVPAVLALPYWRVLLGWMTVDMCVWPVLMWHMMGADNLGVPGWFLNLFILGRDGFIIAIMVLIVLQMLGKRPDKVRDAHNGHDPLMSLPPEWKEPKLDDALPAPHADATAADEPVSAAAGSTAVAG from the coding sequence ATGTCGCAGACGAACACCTCCACCACGTGGCCCGACCCGGCAGACCGCGTCCAACCTGGCCGCACTGAGCCGCTCGCGCAGGGCTGGGTGAACTTCCTCGGTGGGCCGATGGGCCGCTTCGCGCAGATCGGCCGCGCCCGCTTCTGGACGCCGCTGCGCTCCATCCTCGCCGTCGCCTACGTCTTCCTCTCCTTCGGCGCGCTGCAGAAGTCGCACTGCGCCGGTGGCAAGGCCGACGACAACGGCATCATCCAGCTCAACTGGGACGGCAACCGCCAGTACACAGCGGCCTGCTACAACGACATCATCCCGCTCTACGGCGCGCGCGGCCTGGACAAGCCCGGCTTCGTCTACGACTACTCGTGGGTGGAAGACGGCGTCACGCGCTACATGGAGTACCCGGTGCTCGCCGGCATGTTCCAGCAGTTCTGCGCCTGGATTTCGCGCGGCACCTACTTCCTCGTCGATAGCTTCCTGCCGGACTCCGGCTGGTACTTCTATGTCACCGCGTTTGTCATGTCCATCCTCTGGGTGTGCACCGTGCGCATGGTCGCCGAGCTCGCCGGCAACCGCGTCTGGGACACCCTCCTCGTCGCGGGTTCCCCGCTCCTCATCGTCCACGCGTTCACGAACTGGGACATCCCCTCGATCTTCTTCGCCGTCGCCGCCATGCTCGCCGCGCGCAACAGGAAGTGGTGGCTCGCCGGCGCGCTGATCGGCCTCGGCACCGCGTTCAAGCTGTGGCCGCTGTTCCTCCTCGGCGCGTACCTCACGGTGGCGATCCGCAAGCGCGACTTCGCGCCGTTCGGCAAGATGCTCGTCGGCGCCGCGGTCGCGTGGGTCGTCGTCAATGTGCCGGTGTACCTGCGCAACCCGGACGCGTGGGGCGAGTTCAACCGCCTGAATACCGACCGAGGCTGGGAGTGGACCACTATCTATGCCGTGATCTCGCGCGCGTTCGGCTGGACCGGTTTCGATTCCGGCGAGGGCGCCCCGGTGATCCTCAACTCGGTGACGCTCATCCTGTTCCTCCTGGGCTGCGCGTTCGTGCTCGTCCTTGGCCTCAAGGCGCCGCAGACGCCGCGCATCGCCGAGCTCGTCGCGCTCATCGTCGGCTTCTTCCTCCTGTTCAACAAGGTGTGGAGCCCCCAGTACTCGCTGTGGCTCGTCGTCCCCGCCGTGCTCGCGCTGCCGTACTGGCGAGTGCTGCTCGGCTGGATGACGGTGGACATGTGCGTCTGGCCCGTCCTCATGTGGCACATGATGGGCGCCGACAACCTCGGCGTGCCGGGCTGGTTCCTCAACCTGTTCATCCTCGGCCGCGACGGCTTCATCATCGCGATCATGGTGCTCATCGTGCTGCAGATGCTTGGCAAGCGCCCGGACAAGGTCCGCGATGCGCACAACGGCCATGACCCGCTCATGTCGCTGCCGCCGGAGTGGAAGGAGCCCAAGCTTGACGACGCCCTTCCGGCCCCGCACGCCGACGCCACCGCCGCCGACGAGCCGGTCTCCGCGGCAGCCGGTTCGACCGCCGTCGCGGGCTAG
- the rpsF gene encoding 30S ribosomal protein S6: MRSVRHYEVMIILDPQQDERTVAPSLDKFLEIVRKDNGKVENVDVWGKKRLAYPINKKEEGIYAVVNLDCESATVNELDRVLNLNENVLRTKVLRTDK; encoded by the coding sequence ATGAGGTCCGTGCGTCACTACGAAGTAATGATCATCCTCGATCCGCAGCAGGATGAGCGCACCGTTGCCCCGTCCCTGGATAAGTTCCTCGAGATCGTCCGCAAGGACAACGGCAAGGTGGAAAACGTTGATGTGTGGGGCAAGAAGCGCCTTGCCTACCCGATCAACAAGAAGGAAGAGGGCATCTACGCCGTCGTCAACCTGGACTGCGAGTCCGCGACGGTCAACGAGCTCGACCGCGTGCTGAACCTGAACGAGAACGTGCTGCGCACCAAGGTTCTGCGTACCGATAAGTAA
- a CDS encoding transglycosylase domain-containing protein, which translates to MTDKSNGKGADRADKVQVRKAEPKAGSTAVKKKKKSRVWQWVLAFLLFLLLLACIPIGWFAWKYSKAVVPEPGEIETAQISSIYFNDGQQELARIVPPEGNREQVSLDQVPEDVQNAVLAAEDRDFWTNSGFSPTGFARAVVGQVTGNASAGGGSTITQQYVKNALVGNEHSYERKANELVYSVKMTNQWSKQDILRAYLNTVYFGRNAYGIEAAAHAFFGKSASELTLEEGGVLASSIQLPSELDPWTNREAAEQRWNYVMDGLVEMGKITPEQRAGLHYPETRDPATYSAYTEATGPNGLIKNQVITELEALGITESDLTNRGLQITTTIDAGTQANVEEISRNRLSALQEDARTAVVAVDPKSGAVRAYYGGDDASGWDYANAGLQTGSTFKIFALAAALQQGIPLTAMFDSSPVTLPGNIQVTNWDGGGGGMLSMADAVRISSNTAFMRIQDELDNTTQDTADMAHALGVAKSIPGIPVTLRENGGQPYEGIVLGQYQSRVLDMASAVSTLTNRGLMHPTHFVEKVVDANGEVLYQVDNNYTERRVSEQVADNVIQAMQGVVGYSNATLAGGRPSAAKTGTAQLGDTGNNKDAWMVGSTPQLALAVWVGTADNTSPIFNEWGGNMFGSNTPAKIWKDILDTELEGQEFENFPEASPVYWGVDPYKGGTGLGGYYSDPTQSWGTGTGAGTETGTGTGTTGQASLSAANPAAPANPAQPANPAAPAPAPAPAPAPAAPAPAPAPAPANPPAQDLRDAVNNVIDQVQGALQ; encoded by the coding sequence GTGACTGACAAGAGTAACGGCAAGGGCGCAGACCGGGCCGACAAGGTGCAGGTACGCAAGGCCGAGCCAAAGGCCGGCAGCACCGCAGTGAAAAAGAAGAAGAAGTCCCGCGTCTGGCAGTGGGTGCTCGCGTTCCTGCTGTTCCTGCTGCTGCTCGCCTGCATCCCGATCGGGTGGTTCGCGTGGAAGTACTCGAAGGCCGTCGTGCCCGAGCCGGGCGAGATTGAGACGGCGCAGATCTCCTCGATCTACTTCAACGACGGCCAGCAGGAGCTCGCCCGCATCGTGCCCCCGGAGGGCAACCGCGAGCAGGTGTCCCTCGACCAGGTGCCCGAGGACGTGCAGAACGCCGTGCTCGCCGCCGAGGATCGCGACTTCTGGACGAACTCCGGCTTCTCGCCCACCGGCTTCGCGCGCGCCGTGGTGGGGCAGGTCACCGGCAACGCGTCGGCAGGCGGCGGCTCCACGATCACCCAGCAGTACGTGAAGAACGCGCTGGTGGGCAACGAGCACTCCTACGAGCGCAAGGCCAACGAGCTGGTCTACTCGGTGAAGATGACCAACCAGTGGTCGAAGCAGGACATCCTGCGCGCCTACCTCAACACCGTGTACTTCGGCCGCAACGCCTACGGCATCGAGGCCGCCGCGCACGCCTTCTTCGGCAAGTCCGCCTCCGAGCTCACGCTCGAGGAGGGCGGCGTGCTCGCCTCCTCAATCCAGCTGCCCAGCGAGCTCGACCCGTGGACGAACCGCGAGGCCGCGGAGCAGCGCTGGAACTACGTCATGGACGGCCTCGTGGAGATGGGCAAGATCACCCCGGAGCAGCGCGCCGGGCTGCACTACCCAGAGACGCGCGACCCCGCGACGTACTCCGCCTACACCGAGGCGACCGGCCCGAACGGCCTGATCAAGAACCAGGTGATCACGGAGCTCGAGGCCCTCGGCATCACCGAGAGCGACCTGACCAACCGCGGCCTGCAGATCACCACCACTATCGACGCCGGAACGCAGGCCAACGTCGAGGAGATCTCCCGCAACCGCCTGTCGGCGCTGCAGGAGGACGCCCGCACCGCCGTGGTCGCAGTGGACCCGAAGTCGGGCGCGGTGCGCGCCTACTACGGCGGCGACGACGCGAGCGGCTGGGACTACGCCAACGCCGGCCTGCAGACGGGTTCGACGTTCAAGATCTTCGCGCTCGCCGCGGCGCTGCAGCAGGGCATCCCGCTCACCGCGATGTTCGACTCGTCCCCGGTGACGCTGCCCGGCAACATCCAGGTGACCAACTGGGACGGCGGCGGCGGCGGGATGCTCTCCATGGCGGACGCCGTGCGCATCTCCTCGAACACCGCGTTTATGCGCATCCAGGACGAGCTGGACAACACCACCCAGGACACGGCGGACATGGCGCACGCCCTTGGCGTCGCTAAGTCGATCCCCGGCATCCCGGTGACGCTGCGCGAGAACGGCGGGCAACCGTACGAGGGCATCGTGCTCGGCCAGTACCAGTCCCGCGTGCTCGACATGGCCAGCGCCGTGTCCACGCTGACCAACCGCGGCCTCATGCACCCGACCCACTTCGTGGAGAAGGTTGTCGACGCCAACGGCGAGGTGCTCTACCAGGTGGACAACAACTACACCGAGCGCCGCGTCTCTGAGCAGGTGGCGGACAACGTCATCCAGGCGATGCAGGGCGTGGTCGGCTACTCCAACGCCACGCTCGCCGGCGGGCGCCCGTCCGCGGCGAAGACCGGTACCGCGCAGCTCGGCGACACGGGTAACAACAAGGACGCGTGGATGGTCGGCTCCACCCCGCAGCTCGCGCTGGCCGTGTGGGTCGGCACCGCCGACAACACCTCGCCGATCTTCAACGAGTGGGGCGGCAACATGTTCGGCTCCAACACCCCGGCGAAGATCTGGAAGGACATCCTGGACACCGAGCTGGAGGGCCAGGAGTTCGAGAACTTCCCGGAAGCCAGCCCGGTGTACTGGGGTGTCGACCCGTACAAGGGCGGCACGGGCCTTGGCGGGTACTACTCTGACCCGACGCAGAGCTGGGGCACGGGCACCGGCGCTGGGACGGAGACCGGCACCGGTACCGGCACGACGGGGCAGGCGTCCCTGTCGGCGGCGAACCCGGCCGCGCCCGCGAACCCGGCGCAGCCCGCGAACCCGGCAGCCCCTGCGCCAGCGCCGGCCCCCGCGCCCGCCCCGGCCGCGCCCGCGCCCGCGCCCGCGCCGGCTCCGGCGAACCCGCCCGCGCAGGACCTGCGCGACGCGGTGAACAATGTGATCGACCAAGTCCAGGGAGCGTTGCAGTAA
- a CDS encoding DUF5318 family protein has product MFSFEHEVSHEWQRRTALRELSQGRLRVDDACDADFLLRAAAEHHGVDSPRPCPVCGAPMREVKWVYSEKLGRRTGTARSDEEIDRLVAEVGPITVHVVEVCAACKWNHLLKEVTAVPVV; this is encoded by the coding sequence ATGTTCAGCTTCGAGCACGAGGTGTCGCACGAGTGGCAGCGGCGCACCGCCCTGCGCGAGCTCAGCCAGGGGCGCTTGCGTGTCGACGACGCCTGCGACGCCGACTTCCTCCTCCGCGCGGCCGCGGAGCACCACGGCGTGGACTCGCCGCGGCCGTGCCCGGTGTGCGGGGCGCCGATGCGCGAGGTGAAGTGGGTGTACTCGGAGAAGCTGGGCCGGCGCACCGGGACGGCGCGCAGCGATGAGGAGATCGACCGGCTCGTCGCGGAGGTGGGTCCGATCACCGTGCACGTCGTCGAAGTGTGCGCCGCGTGCAAGTGGAACCATCTGTTAAAGGAAGTCACAGCTGTCCCTGTAGTGTGA